The following nucleotide sequence is from Rahnella sikkimica.
TATAAAACACTAACATGGGATCGGGGGTCTGAAATGACCAACCACACCCGATTTACTGTGGCCACAGACATTCAGGTTTATTTCTGTGATCCTCAATCTCCCTGGCAACGCGGCTCAAATGAAAATACGAACAGATTGCTCAGACAGTATTTTCCAAAAGGAACTGACTTATCAGTTCACAGCCAGCAAAGACTAAACAGTGTTGCCAGACAGCTCAACGAGAGGCCGAGAAAAACGCTAGACTATGAATCACCCGCAGAGCGGTTCAATCAGTGTGTTGCATCCATCGGTTGAACTCACAGCATGGAGCGGACCTTCAATTCAGTTAGCTTATCCACTCTGTAGTCATCATTGGCAGCATGCAATCAACAAATTACCATCACTACCATCGAACGGCTTAAGGCTATTTAATGTCCCTGTTTCATCATATCCAATGTCAGCAATTTTAGGTCTTCACCTTGTTGAAAATGGCTGCTCACGTTCCCGGCAATCCCATTCTCCAGGGTAAGGTCATTCACCAGATTCAGTTTGGCCTGCGGGGATGAACTGGAGAAATCAAGCTCGTCAAAATTAACCCACACGATATTGGGTCGCGTTGTTGACTCAAAGACATAGCGACGCTGGGTTAAATCCATCACTACCTGCCACAGAGTTTGCGAAGCATCAGGTTTGCCCGGGTCTGGGATACGGAAAGGCTGGGCTGCGTTGCGCATCACGCTGAACATTGCAGCGATAGCTTCAATTTGTGATGCAGGCTGACTTAGGCGACTTACGTAGTAACTGGCTCTGGCAAAGCGATCGCTGGCCTGTGTAGAACCCGGCAACGGCTGTTCTCCACCCAACCCACTGAAAGTGCGTGCCAGAGCCAGTTGCTGATCGTAGGTGGGTGAGTTCGTCATCACGCGATATT
It contains:
- a CDS encoding linear amide C-N hydrolase → MCTRVVWPAANGAVIVGRNMDFHKDLMTNLWMQPRGITRNDGVNGDLTWTSRYGSVVATAFDLISVDGMNEAGLAGHILWLAESDYGAPDSSRTQLSQAAWLQYFLDNFSSVAEAVDWIEKSGVQVVQMDDPTGGNPPAIHLALDDAKGDSCIIEYSSGQPVVYHSREYRVMTNSPTYDQQLALARTFSGLGGEQPLPGSTQASDRFARASYYVSRLSQPASQIEAIAAMFSVMRNAAQPFRIPDPGKPDASQTLWQVVMDLTQRRYVFESTTRPNIVWVNFDELDFSSSSPQAKLNLVNDLTLENGIAGNVSSHFQQGEDLKLLTLDMMKQGH